The Phaeodactylum tricornutum CCAP 1055/1 chromosome 8, whole genome shotgun sequence DNA segment CTTCTTGAAAAATCGTTTGCAGAGGCTTTGCGAATGCCTACGTTAAAAGATCTTGGATACGCAGCTGCTGCTGATGATATGAAGAACAGCGGCAAAGGAGGGTATGCTTTTGCAGGGGGAGAAAACGCCGCAATCGAGCTTCTTGCAAAGAACATGGCGCGCTCGCAGTGGGTAGCAACGTTTGAAAAACCAAAGACAAGCCCAAATGATGCCACACGACCAAGCACTACTGCTTTGAGTCCTTGTAAGTCCATTACCATTCATTGTTTAAGCCCCAAGCATGCGCTCACATGATCtaattcttcttcgtcattgttATTTGTTGGTGGTGCTCAGACGTCAAGCACGGCTGTATATCTCCGCGTCGCTTTTATCATGAGTTGTCGAAGGTGTACTCAAAATACAATAGCAAAGAAACATCGAAGCCACCAGTTTCGCTCCATGGACAACTAATGTGGCGCGACTTCAATTATCTGGTCGGATACAGGTATGACTGTTGCTTACACAACATGAAATACTCCCTGTATGTATAAACACGATATATACGTAGCTCATCCTTTCTCCTTTCCCCACAGCACTCCAAACTTTGACAAAATGATCGACAATCCTATTGCTCGACAAATTCCATGGGACGACGATCCGGATCTTTTGCTAGCCTGGAAGATGTCGAAGACGGGATATCCTTACATCGATGCGATCATGACCCAACTACGGGAAACGGGCTGGATTCACCACCTAGCTCGTCATTCCGTTGCTTGCTTCCTCACTCGAGGGGATCTATGGCAAAGCTGGGAAGATGGCGCTACAGTCTTCGAAGAATATTTGATTGACGCTGATTGGAGCATCAACAACTTCAACTGGCAATGGCTTTCTTGCACTGCCCATTTCTATCAGGTGCGTGTTTACAAATGTCTTTTGTCTTTTATTCACGTTTTTGCTTTGTCTGAcatttcttcaaaaacttcTTGTTCTTCAGTATTTTCGATGCTATTCGCCAATTGCTTTCGGTAAAAAGACGGACCCGTAAGATTTACTGTCCCTCGTTAGCACACGAATATTCGGTTTTGGTTTATTTCCTTTTTTCTCACTGAGTGTTGTTATGTCCGCTTTCAGAAATGGCGATTACATTCGCAAATGGTTGCCTCAGTTCAAGGACATGCCAGCAAAGTATATCTACGAACCTTGGGAAGCTCCCATTGAACTTCAAAAGAAAGTTGGGGTGATTGTCGGTGAAAACTACCCTCATCCAATTGTTGACCACAAGTTGGTCAGTAAAAACAATATGTCACGGATGAAGGAAGCGTACGATGCACAGAAGAATCGGGAGCCTATGCCAGCCAACGAATCGCATAGTAGCGGTTTGAATCGTGATACTTCACCAAAGCGACAACGTCGCAACTAACAGAAAGTGCAAAGAATCGTTTTTTTATAACAAATGGGATTCATAACCGACCATCGTTCTTCATCTCTCAGTCAATTCTCCGACCGATGCAGTTGGTGTTGGAAGGCCATTTTAATCCCTTTCGGTCGTTCGTGTCTTGTGTTCCTTGTTCAGAAATCGTTTCAATATATTTCTTTGGCCTCGAAATCTTGTAGAACTTTATGACAAACGTTTCTAAGTAAATTTCACTGGTCGTAAAAGGTACATAAAAGAAAATGACTTTCTGAATAGTTACTAATTATATTTTTGCTTTGATGGTATCTTTTCTGTATATCGTTTGAAATGCCCTAATACCTTTTCCGAGAAGAAATTGGGTGTCAGAAAGAAAGCGACTTAATCAGAAGATTTCTTTCACGACACAGAGTGCATGGATACAAAAGCTGGAAACCACGGCAGCAGGAGAAGTGCTTTTTCCTTTCATCACGTACTTTCCTAGTGCTAAATCGGTCACCGCTTATCGAATCGTCAGAGATTGCCTGCACCCAGCAACTCTTACCGacgcaaagaaagaaaaatttCTCCGAAAAGAACTGCTTTGCACCATGAGCGACGAACTGAGCGCGATCGCCACCCTCTTGGGTTTGAACGCAGGGATGGCAAACGAAGAGAGTGAAAGTAGTCCCAGCGAACATCGCTTGAGCACAAACAGTTTTAAGGGAGTGGCAAGAACCCCTTCGATGGATTCAGCCATACGAGTTTCGATTGAGAACTTGAAGTCGCGAGAGGCTGAGGCCAAACGGAAGAGACCTCCATCGCTCTCCGACGACCTACTCTTGCAGAAGAAAAAGAGACGCACTAAAGGCGACGTCATGGCCCATACGTATCCTGTCCTGCCTCGCGTTGTTCAAGTCTGCAAGCTCCCGAAAACCCACGTTGACCAGTACGTATAGATACTTGAAGCACCAGCGGACCTACCGGCCTTCTCTATCTAGTGAAATCTCACATCCAACTCGTCGCACTACCTTTTCGTTACAGCTCGTATAGAGACTTTTCGTCCGTGCCCCCGGAAGCCGGATATGACAATCCAGCTAGCGTTGAAGAAATGACTTTCGCTTGCAAACTCCATGCAATGTTGATGAATCCGGAATGCCAGGGCATTATAAACTGGTTACCTCATGGACGCGCCTTTCGAATCCTAGTCCCTAAGAAGATGGAGCAAGACAAGATTCTCATGCGTTACTTTGGTCACAATcgttactcgtcgttcttgAGCCAGCTCAAGAACTATGGTCTGAAGATGATTACACGAGGCAAAGATCGCAACTGCTTCTATCACGAGTGCATGCTAAGGGGTCTCCCTCATCTCACTAAATACATGCCCAAGTTCAGAGACGGCCGACGCCTTCTTCCTGATCCAGCCAACGAGCCTGATTTTTACACCATCAGTACGCTCTGGCCTGTCCCGGAAAAGAATCCCGAACCTCCTCAACCAGTACTTTCATCACTTTTACCTACTATGGATGCGACGTCAAGTGTAACTGTACTACGAACGCTGTTGCAATCGCACGGGAATCATCCTCAACCGCAAAGA contains these protein-coding regions:
- a CDS encoding predicted protein produces the protein MSDELSAIATLLGLNAGMANEESESSPSEHRLSTNSFKGVARTPSMDSAIRVSIENLKSREAEAKRKRPPSLSDDLLLQKKKRRTKGDVMAHTYPVLPRVVQVCKLPKTHVDHSYRDFSSVPPEAGYDNPASVEEMTFACKLHAMLMNPECQGIINWLPHGRAFRILVPKKMEQDKILMRYFGHNRYSSFLSQLKNYGLKMITRGKDRNCFYHECMLRGLPHLTKYMPKFRDGRRLLPDPANEPDFYTISTLWPVPEKNPEPPQPVLSSLLPTMDATSSVTVLRTLLQSHGNHPQPQRVADLTTLDSTLLSLGVLHQQREQQSAQRILENSVLNRALLQTGQDTRQLQLAALLHLPPPPFVASMTSQEPTILSLVQGSGLQLNNDTISALIRATLSGLR
- the CPF1 gene encoding cryptochrome photolyase family 1 (Putative Blue Light Photoreceptor) — its product is MAKSEEKKHDVAIHWFRNGLRFHDNPCLLDACQKSESLLPIYVVDPEFPFAQTAGCRAGTIRANFLLESINEVDEKLRKMGSQLVVVLGKSHEVLPEIVATTQAKALFYEQEAAAPVREQDAETIQAIKNRLKRDGKNYECKFEAYATHTLHPMERYLAQCKDHTAPSTYGSFTKIFNKMSVAKEVNEVKEVPSLPNKSVKLLEKSFAEALRMPTLKDLGYAAAADDMKNSGKGGYAFAGGENAAIELLAKNMARSQWVATFEKPKTSPNDATRPSTTALSPYVKHGCISPRRFYHELSKVYSKYNSKETSKPPVSLHGQLMWRDFNYLVGYSTPNFDKMIDNPIARQIPWDDDPDLLLAWKMSKTGYPYIDAIMTQLRETGWIHHLARHSVACFLTRGDLWQSWEDGATVFEEYLIDADWSINNFNWQWLSCTAHFYQYFRCYSPIAFGKKTDPNGDYIRKWLPQFKDMPAKYIYEPWEAPIELQKKVGVIVGENYPHPIVDHKLVSKNNMSRMKEAYDAQKNREPMPANESHSSGLNRDTSPKRQRRN